The Prionailurus viverrinus isolate Anna unplaced genomic scaffold, UM_Priviv_1.0 scaffold_40, whole genome shotgun sequence genome has a window encoding:
- the MINAR1 gene encoding major intrinsically disordered Notch2-binding receptor 1 isoform X2 has translation MDTNQDTSLFLMKILEELDSKQNTVSYQDLCKSLCARLDLSQLAKLRSVLFHTACLDPNFPATLFKDKMKCPGNNQQSKKIMVAADVVTIFNLIQMNGGAAKGKLPTGRQKGRHKEAPFEPCGSDAEARAAAQCEPLGCELGDRPFRRGYPARQASQGRKADPKDRPPQFVPASEPNFLLGVGQELKSRAASLDRLQALAPYSIASPQPCEMQRTYFPMNIESEPVSDQDSLPMSQGGSTEPFVIQSCVQKRNIFKEDFHNLMAVSPTLVGPANKGEVERGEPRGHPEPHRTPFFNHSFEMPYNSPYLNRTYSPVPDKRRAKHESLDDLQASTYFGPTPVTGAQEARRCPGRPGKQTPWPAKSWSLNTEEVPDFERSFLNRNPSEEKLRYPHPSSQTPSFPAPDRRPTYLAPSDPQQVLPGGYAAKPDGLKPKAVSSPVDLEKHEPVRKFKDKSISCTGAQLSSDTSSVGTQTEQHVLEPKKYKDLCASGQSKYSDRHAMKQSDDDSEAVSDDISDIFRFLDDMSISGSTGVMQSSCYNSTGSLSQLHKSDCDSSPEHSVTKIANGLPGSKGEKGSRPESSSHRSEEELKTSVCRLVLRIGEIERKLESLSGVREEISQVLGKLNKLDQKMQPPEKAGVQVDLNSWTSEAPSDESASPRMFRGHSGPRGPKPENTADWCCSEASGSNSESLRVKALKKSLFTRPSSRSLTEENSATESKIASTSNSPRDWRTITYASRAGLGEEEVKDRGPGESKDWHQKSKERT, from the exons ATGGACACCAACCAGGACACTTCCCTCTTCCTGATGAAGATCTTGGAGGAGCTGGACAGCAAGCAAAACACCGTTTCCTACCAGGATCTGTGCAAGTCGCTGTGTGCCCGCCTCGACCTGTCCCAGCTCGCCAAACTGAGAAGCGTCCTCTTCCACACGGCCTGTCTGGACCCCAACTTCCCGGCCACGCTGTTCAAGGACAAGATGAAGTGCCCCGGGAACAACCAGCAGTCGAAGAAGATCATGGTGGCCGCGGACGTCGTGACCATATTCAACCTGATCCAGATGAACGGGGGCGCGGCCAAGGGCAAGCTGCCCACGGGCCGGCAGAAGGGGCGCCACAAGGAGGCGCCCTTCGAGCCCTGCGGGTCGGACGCGGAGGCCCGTGCCGCGGCCCAGTGCGAGCCCCTCGGCTGCGAGCTGGGCGACAGGCCCTTCCGCCGGGGCTACCCCGCCCGCCAGGCGTCCCAGGGCCGGAAGGCGGACCCCAAGGACCGCCCGCCGCAGTTCGTGCCTGCCTCGGAGCCCAACTTCCTGCTGGGCGTCGGCCAGGAGCTGAAGAGCCGCGCGGCCTCCCTGGACCGGCTGCAGGCGCTGGCGCCCTACTCCAtcgccagcccccagccctgtgAGATGCAGAGAACCTACTTCCCCATGAACATTGAGAGCGAGCCCGTCTCAGATCAGGACTCCCTGCCCATGAGCCAGGGTGGCAGCACGGAGCCCTTTGTCATCCAGTCCTGTGTCCAGAAGAGGAACATCTTTAAGGAGGATTTTCACAACCTGATGGCCGTGTCGCCCACGCTGGTTGGCCCCGCCAACAAGGGGGAGGTGGAGCGTGGGGAGCCCCGGGGGCACCCGGAGCCCCACAGGACACCCTTCTTCAACCACAGCTTTGAGATGCCCTACAACAGCCCGTACCTGAACCGCACGTACTCCCCGGTGCCTGACAAGAGGCGGGCCAAACACGAGAGCTTGGACGACCTTCAGGCCTCCACGTATTTTGGGCCCACTCCAGTGACGGGGGCTCAGGAAGCCAGGCGCTGCCCGGGGAGGCCGGGCAAGCAGACCCCCTGGCCGGCCAAAAGCTGGAGCCTCAACACCGAGGAGGTCCCTGACTTTGAACGGTCCTTCCTAAACAGAAACCCCTCTGAGGAGAAGCTGCGATATCCACACCCCAGCAGCCAGACCCCCAGTTTCCCGGCCCCAGACAGGCGGCCCACTTACCTCGCACCAAGCGACCCACAGCAGGTCCTTCCCGGGGGCTACGCGGCAAAACCAGATGGGCTCAAACCTAAAGCGGTCTCGTCCCCTGTTGACCTGGAGAAGCACGAGCCGGTCAGAAAGTTCAAAGACAAGAGCATCAGCTGCACGGGGGCGCAGCTCAGCTCAGACACCAGCAGCGTGGGCACCCAGACCGAGCAGCACGTGTTGGAGCCCAAGAAGTACAAGGACCTGTGCGCCTCCGGACAGAGCAAGTACAGTGACAGGCACGCCATGAAGCAGTCGGACGACGACTCGGAGGCCGTCAGCGATGACATCAGCGACATTTTTCGATTTCTTGACGACATGAGCATCAGTGGCTCCACGGGGGTGATGCAGTCCTCCTGCTACAACAGCACAGGGTCCTTGTCTCAGCTCCACAAGTCGGACTGTGACAGTTCGCCGGAGCACAGCGTAACCAAAATCGCCAACGGGCTTCCCGGTAGCAAAGGAGAAAAGGGCAGCCGGCCCGAAAGCAGCAGCCACCGCTCCGAAGAGGAGCTGAAGACCAGTGTGTGCAGGCTCGTGCTGAGGATCGGCGAAATCGAGCGGAAGCTTGAGTCGCTGTCGGGGGTCCGCGAGGAAATTTCGCAGGTCCTGGGCAAGCTAAATAAGCTGGATCAGAAAATGCAGCCACCCGAGAAGGCGGGTGTGCAGGTCGACCTGAATTCCTGGACGAGCGAGGCTCCGTCCGACGAGAGCGCCTCTCCCCGGATGTTTCGTGGGCACAGCGGCCCCCGTGGGCCCAAACCCGAGAACACGGCCGACTGGTGCTGCTCAGAGGCCAGCGGAAGCAACAGCGAGAGCCTCCGCGTCAAGGCCTTAAAAAAGAGCCTCTTCACCAGGCCGTCCTCGAGGTCCCTGACGGAGGAGAACAGTGCCACGGAGTCCAAAATCGCCAGCACCTCCAACTCGCCCAGAGACTGGCGCACCATCACCTACGCCAGCCGCGCGGGCCTCGgtgaggaggaggtgaaggacaGGGGCCCCGGGGAGAGTAAGGACTGGCACCAGAAGTCCAAAGAG CGCACATGA
- the MINAR1 gene encoding major intrinsically disordered Notch2-binding receptor 1 isoform X1, which produces MDTNQDTSLFLMKILEELDSKQNTVSYQDLCKSLCARLDLSQLAKLRSVLFHTACLDPNFPATLFKDKMKCPGNNQQSKKIMVAADVVTIFNLIQMNGGAAKGKLPTGRQKGRHKEAPFEPCGSDAEARAAAQCEPLGCELGDRPFRRGYPARQASQGRKADPKDRPPQFVPASEPNFLLGVGQELKSRAASLDRLQALAPYSIASPQPCEMQRTYFPMNIESEPVSDQDSLPMSQGGSTEPFVIQSCVQKRNIFKEDFHNLMAVSPTLVGPANKGEVERGEPRGHPEPHRTPFFNHSFEMPYNSPYLNRTYSPVPDKRRAKHESLDDLQASTYFGPTPVTGAQEARRCPGRPGKQTPWPAKSWSLNTEEVPDFERSFLNRNPSEEKLRYPHPSSQTPSFPAPDRRPTYLAPSDPQQVLPGGYAAKPDGLKPKAVSSPVDLEKHEPVRKFKDKSISCTGAQLSSDTSSVGTQTEQHVLEPKKYKDLCASGQSKYSDRHAMKQSDDDSEAVSDDISDIFRFLDDMSISGSTGVMQSSCYNSTGSLSQLHKSDCDSSPEHSVTKIANGLPGSKGEKGSRPESSSHRSEEELKTSVCRLVLRIGEIERKLESLSGVREEISQVLGKLNKLDQKMQPPEKAGVQVDLNSWTSEAPSDESASPRMFRGHSGPRGPKPENTADWCCSEASGSNSESLRVKALKKSLFTRPSSRSLTEENSATESKIASTSNSPRDWRTITYASRAGLGEEEVKDRGPGESKDWHQKSKEAAGPYSVPPHHRLPKQCKDGFLVEQVFSPHPYPASLKAHMKNDPLYADMRLTELAEVKRGPPSWTVEEYARNAGDKGKLTALDLQTQESLNPNNLEYWMEDVYTPGYDSLLKRKEAEFRRAKVCKIAALVAAAACTVILVVVVPICTMKS; this is translated from the exons ATGGACACCAACCAGGACACTTCCCTCTTCCTGATGAAGATCTTGGAGGAGCTGGACAGCAAGCAAAACACCGTTTCCTACCAGGATCTGTGCAAGTCGCTGTGTGCCCGCCTCGACCTGTCCCAGCTCGCCAAACTGAGAAGCGTCCTCTTCCACACGGCCTGTCTGGACCCCAACTTCCCGGCCACGCTGTTCAAGGACAAGATGAAGTGCCCCGGGAACAACCAGCAGTCGAAGAAGATCATGGTGGCCGCGGACGTCGTGACCATATTCAACCTGATCCAGATGAACGGGGGCGCGGCCAAGGGCAAGCTGCCCACGGGCCGGCAGAAGGGGCGCCACAAGGAGGCGCCCTTCGAGCCCTGCGGGTCGGACGCGGAGGCCCGTGCCGCGGCCCAGTGCGAGCCCCTCGGCTGCGAGCTGGGCGACAGGCCCTTCCGCCGGGGCTACCCCGCCCGCCAGGCGTCCCAGGGCCGGAAGGCGGACCCCAAGGACCGCCCGCCGCAGTTCGTGCCTGCCTCGGAGCCCAACTTCCTGCTGGGCGTCGGCCAGGAGCTGAAGAGCCGCGCGGCCTCCCTGGACCGGCTGCAGGCGCTGGCGCCCTACTCCAtcgccagcccccagccctgtgAGATGCAGAGAACCTACTTCCCCATGAACATTGAGAGCGAGCCCGTCTCAGATCAGGACTCCCTGCCCATGAGCCAGGGTGGCAGCACGGAGCCCTTTGTCATCCAGTCCTGTGTCCAGAAGAGGAACATCTTTAAGGAGGATTTTCACAACCTGATGGCCGTGTCGCCCACGCTGGTTGGCCCCGCCAACAAGGGGGAGGTGGAGCGTGGGGAGCCCCGGGGGCACCCGGAGCCCCACAGGACACCCTTCTTCAACCACAGCTTTGAGATGCCCTACAACAGCCCGTACCTGAACCGCACGTACTCCCCGGTGCCTGACAAGAGGCGGGCCAAACACGAGAGCTTGGACGACCTTCAGGCCTCCACGTATTTTGGGCCCACTCCAGTGACGGGGGCTCAGGAAGCCAGGCGCTGCCCGGGGAGGCCGGGCAAGCAGACCCCCTGGCCGGCCAAAAGCTGGAGCCTCAACACCGAGGAGGTCCCTGACTTTGAACGGTCCTTCCTAAACAGAAACCCCTCTGAGGAGAAGCTGCGATATCCACACCCCAGCAGCCAGACCCCCAGTTTCCCGGCCCCAGACAGGCGGCCCACTTACCTCGCACCAAGCGACCCACAGCAGGTCCTTCCCGGGGGCTACGCGGCAAAACCAGATGGGCTCAAACCTAAAGCGGTCTCGTCCCCTGTTGACCTGGAGAAGCACGAGCCGGTCAGAAAGTTCAAAGACAAGAGCATCAGCTGCACGGGGGCGCAGCTCAGCTCAGACACCAGCAGCGTGGGCACCCAGACCGAGCAGCACGTGTTGGAGCCCAAGAAGTACAAGGACCTGTGCGCCTCCGGACAGAGCAAGTACAGTGACAGGCACGCCATGAAGCAGTCGGACGACGACTCGGAGGCCGTCAGCGATGACATCAGCGACATTTTTCGATTTCTTGACGACATGAGCATCAGTGGCTCCACGGGGGTGATGCAGTCCTCCTGCTACAACAGCACAGGGTCCTTGTCTCAGCTCCACAAGTCGGACTGTGACAGTTCGCCGGAGCACAGCGTAACCAAAATCGCCAACGGGCTTCCCGGTAGCAAAGGAGAAAAGGGCAGCCGGCCCGAAAGCAGCAGCCACCGCTCCGAAGAGGAGCTGAAGACCAGTGTGTGCAGGCTCGTGCTGAGGATCGGCGAAATCGAGCGGAAGCTTGAGTCGCTGTCGGGGGTCCGCGAGGAAATTTCGCAGGTCCTGGGCAAGCTAAATAAGCTGGATCAGAAAATGCAGCCACCCGAGAAGGCGGGTGTGCAGGTCGACCTGAATTCCTGGACGAGCGAGGCTCCGTCCGACGAGAGCGCCTCTCCCCGGATGTTTCGTGGGCACAGCGGCCCCCGTGGGCCCAAACCCGAGAACACGGCCGACTGGTGCTGCTCAGAGGCCAGCGGAAGCAACAGCGAGAGCCTCCGCGTCAAGGCCTTAAAAAAGAGCCTCTTCACCAGGCCGTCCTCGAGGTCCCTGACGGAGGAGAACAGTGCCACGGAGTCCAAAATCGCCAGCACCTCCAACTCGCCCAGAGACTGGCGCACCATCACCTACGCCAGCCGCGCGGGCCTCGgtgaggaggaggtgaaggacaGGGGCCCCGGGGAGAGTAAGGACTGGCACCAGAAGTCCAAAGAG GCGGCCGGGCCATACAGCGTCCCCCCGCACCACCGACTGCCCAAGCAGTGCAAAGACGGCTTCCTGGTGGAGCAGGTGTTCAGCCCGCACCCCTACCCCGCCTCCCTCAAAGCGCACATGAAGAATGACCCCCTGTACGCGGACATGCGGCTGACGGAACTGGCCGAAGTGAAGCGGGGCCCGCCCTCCTGGACCGTCGAGGAGTACGCAAGGAACGCGGGCGACAAGGGCAAGCTGACGGCCCTAGACCTGCAG ACGCAGGAGTCCTTAAACCCAAACAACTTAGAATACTGGATGGAGGATGTTTATACCCCGGGCTACGACTCGTTACTGAAGCGTAAGGAAGCGGAGTTCAGACGAGCCAAGGTCTGCAAGATCGCCGCTCTGGTCGCCGCTGCCGCGTGCACGGTCATCCTCGTGGTTGTCGTGCCCATCTGCACGATGAAATCCTGA